A single region of the Podospora pseudopauciseta strain CBS 411.78 chromosome 1, whole genome shotgun sequence genome encodes:
- a CDS encoding hypothetical protein (COG:E; EggNog:ENOG503NVSF; antiSMASH:Cluster_1), giving the protein MSATLLIKRPARRSQLSRAASVIMPPTVQFNPSATSWRSSPPTDLGSTTSQTIQTFHSLFPSYSPTPLQPLPSIAQDLGIKAVYLKSEASRLGLPSFKILGASWAVYRAVLDFLAVGLVPNQALPSLDDVKKVIHDKGLEELKVITATAGNWGRAVAKMAGYLGLKTVVFGSDHMHPTTRELIRNEGLGTEVRVVKGGYVDAANEAREYGMEEGREKERLLVMDMGFEGGEKVPGWVVEGYSTMLTEYETQIREQTDGQRGATHAFVPCGCGSIASAVTQFFRDAKREDDVKVVVVEPDSAACLLASLERGEDSTVETGDETIMCGMNCGTLSGSAWEVLGKGVEAGVAVTDKEAHRAVVDLENEGVEAGPCGAATLAGLRRVCADVSAREKLGLGAEAVVVLFCTEGKREYEVPM; this is encoded by the exons ATGTCCGCCACCCTTCTCATCAAGCGTCCGGCAAGAAGATCCCAACTCAGCCGTGCTGCCAGTGTCATCATGCCCCCAACCGTCCAgttcaacccctccgccacctcaTGGCGCTCTTCACCCCCCACAGACCTGGgcagcaccacctcccaaacGATCCAAACCTTTcactccctcttcccctcctaCAGCCCCACACCCCTCCAGCCCCTTCCCTCCATCGCCCAAGATCTAGGTATCAAAGCCGTCTACCTCAAAAGCGAAGCCTCCCGGCTCGGGCTCCCCTCGTTCAAAATACTAGGTGCCTCATGGGCTGTTTACCGCGCCGTACTTGACTTCCTTGCCGTTGGGCTGGTTCCCAACCAGGCACTCCCCTCTCTGGATGACGTTAAGAAAGTGATCCACGACAAGGGTTTGGAAGAGTTAAAGGTAATCACCGCCACAGCAGGCAACTGGGGACGAGCGGTGGCCAAGATGGCGGGGTATCTCGGCTTGAAGACCGTGGTTTTCGGGAGTGATCATATGCATCCTACCACAAGAGAACTGATACGCAACGAGGGGCTAGGGACCGAGGTTAGGGTGGTGAAAGGGGGGTATGTTGATGCTGCGAACGAGGCGAGGGAGTATGGGATggaagaggggagggaaaaAGAGAGGTTGTTGGTTATGGATATGggttttgagggaggggagaaagTTCCTGGG TGGGTTGTGGAGGGATACAGCACCATGCTTACGGAGTACGAGACTCAGATTCGGGAACAAACTGATGGTCAACGGGGTGCGACACATGCTTTTGTTCCTTGCGGTTGTGGATCTATCGCGAGTGCTGTCACGCAGTTTTTTAGGGACGCCAAAAGGGAGGATGATGTGAAAGTTGTGGTTGTCGAGCCGGATTCTGCGGCTTGTTTGTTGGCTTCACTTGAAAGGGGAGAGGATAGTACGGTTGAGACGGGGGATGAGACGATTATGTGTGGGATGAACTGTGGGACACTGTCAGGGAGCGCttgggaggttttggggaAAGGTGTGGAGGCGGGTGTAGCTGTGACTGATAAAGAGGCTCATCGGGCTGTGGTGGATCTTGAGAATGAGGGGGTTGAAGCTGGGCCTTGCGGTGCGGCTACGTTGGCCGGGTTGAGGAGAGTCTGCGCGGATGTttcggcgagggagaagttGGGATTGGGTGCGGAGGCGGTGGTAGTGTTGTTCTGTacggaggggaagagggaatATGAGGTGCCAATGTGA
- a CDS encoding hypothetical protein (antiSMASH:Cluster_2) — protein sequence MQVHPKGKTAWYHVSETGTLCRSPSKFTLRKKSISVKTSMKHWMAYQLSRTDRSFVRSTVNSVWRISHCPEVNNCRSSFPKLPARTPRNLHLNYDLIAPRTNATPKTLHLRTGPWPKSPILLTAGFLSRVHGNIPSNFSSEVAPCRNDDHNPTSYTHNYPHKTHQIWEYGRNKIVPHPAGMPLARQCDSQARQDRTWRVTE from the exons ATGCAAGTCCACCCCAAAGGCAAGACGGCGTGGTATCACGTCTCGGAAACTGGGACTTTATGCAGATCCCCCAGCAAATTCACCCTCCGAAAAAAATCCATCTCGGTAAAG ACTTCTATGAAACACTGGATGGCCTATCAACTCTCTAGAACTGACCGGAGTTTCGTCCGGTCTACCGTGAACTCTGTTTGGCGGATTTCCCATTGCCCAGAAGTGAACAACTGCCGCTCAAGCTTCCCCAAGCTCCCGGCCCGAACACCAAGAAATCTTCATCTGAACTATGACCTCATCGCACCCCGCACCAATGCGACCCCTAAAACCCTTCACTTGCGAACCGGACCTTGGCCGAAGTCACCGATACTCCTAACTGCAGGTTTCCTATCAAGAGT CCATGGGAATATCCCTTCAAACTTTTCATCCGAGGTTGCACCATGCAGAAACGATGATCACAATCCAACCTCTTACACCCACAACTACCCACACAAAACCCACCAGATCTGGGAATATGGGCGGAACAAGATCGTCCCCCACCCCGCTGGGATGCCCTTAGCCCGCCAGTGCGATTCACAGGCTCGACAGGACCGCACGTGGAGGGTTACCGAGTGA
- a CDS encoding hypothetical protein (antiSMASH:Cluster_2; SMCOG1169:sugar transport protein; EggNog:ENOG503NV25; COG:P) — protein MAPPKFMGLSGRPLSMMVSAVATTGFLLFGYDQGVMSGIITAPAFNKMFPETKDNSTMQGFVTAIYEIGCLAGAMFMLWAGDLLGRRRGIIAGASIMLIGVIIQVATVKDKNPLAQLIVGRVVMGVGNGMNTSTIPTYQAECSKTSNRGLLICIEGGVIAFGTLIAYWLDYGASYGPDDLVWRFPIAFQVIFAVLIIFPMMFLPESPRWLLSHQREAEADRVIAAIRGYEEGSPEAVLERNLIVDSLRASGGYGQKSTPVKALFTHGKTQHFRRMLLGSSAQFFQQVGGCNAVIYYFPILFEESIGTDHNMSLLLGGVNMIVYSIFATTSWFIVERVGRRKMFLIGSLGQSLSMVITFACLIDGKEMTARGAAVGLFTYIAFFGATWLPLPWLYPAEVNPIKTRAKANAVSTCVNWLFNFVIVMVTPIMVSNIGWGTYLFFAATNACFIPVIYFFYPETAKRSLEEIDIIFAKGHAEKMSYVRAAKELPHLQPEEIEGYARKYGLVGHGESDSSTEVGTIGDERRDVEKNFSGQSGNTTNSSDEGLPGRGPGPSVVDEGGVESGFGDGVNASRKADN, from the exons ATGGCGCCACCAAAGTTCATGGGCCTCTCTGGGAGGCCGTTATCCATGATGGTATCAGCTGTTGCGACGACGGggttcctcctcttcggttACGACCAAGGTGTGATGAGTGGTATCATCACGGCCCCAGCTTTCAACAAAATGTTTCCAGAAACAAAAGACAACTCGACAATGCAAGGATTTGTGACGGCCATCTACGAGATCGGATGTCTGGCGGGTGCCATGTTCATGCTTTGGGCTGGTGATCTGCTCGGCAGACGACGAGGCATCATTGCGGGCGCCAGCATCATGTTGATTGGCGTTATCATTCAGGTTGCGACGGTCAAGGATAAGAACCCGCTGGCTCAGCTCATCGTTGGTCGCGTTGTCATGGGCGTTGGAAACGGCATGAACACCTCGACAATTCCCACTTACCAGG CTGAATGCAGTAAGACGTCGAATCGAGGACTTTTGATCTGTATCGAAGGTGGTGTCATCGCTTTCGGTACACTGATCGCCTACTGGCTCGACTACGGTGCTTCCTACGGGCCCGATGACCTTGTCTGGCGTTTCCCTATTGCCTTCCAGGTCATCTTCGCCGtgctcatcatcttccccatGATGTTCCTTCCTGAGTCGCCGAGATGGCTTCTGAGCCACCAGCGCGAGGCGGAAGCTGACCGAGTCATCGCTGCCATCCGTGGTTACGAAGAGGGAAGCCCCGAGGCTGTGCTCGAGCGCAACCTCATTGTCGATTCTCTCCGTGCCTCTGGTGGTTATGGCCAGAAGAGCACTCCCGTCAAGGCTCTCTTCACGCACGGTAAAACGCAGCACTTCCGCCGCATGCTACTCGGTTCCTCGGCCCAGTTCTTCCAGCAGGTCGGCGGCTGTAACGCAGTCATTTACTATTTCCCCATCTTGTTCGAGGAGTCCATCGGCACCGATCACAACATGTCACTCCTCTTGGGCGGTGTCAACATGATCGTTTATTCCATCTTCGCCACCACTTCCTGGTTCATTGTCGAACGCGTCGGCCGGAGAAAGATGTTCCTCATCGGCAGTTTGGGACAGTCCCTTTCCATGGTCATCACGTTCGCCTGCCTTATTGACGGCAAGGAAATGACTGCTCGCGGCGCTGCTGTGGGCTTGTTTACCTACATTGCCTTCTTCGGCGCCACCTGGCTCCCCTTGCCCTGGCTCTACCCTGCCGAAGTCAACCCCATCAAGACCAGAGCCAAAGCCAACGCTGTCTCCACCTGTGTCAACTGGCTGTTCAACTTTGTCATTGTCATGGTTACGCCTATCATGGTCTCCAACATTGGCTGGGGAACCTACCTCTTCTTTGCGGCAACAAACGCTTGCTTCATCCCGGTCATTTACTTCTTCTACCCTGAGACAGCAAAGAGATCTCTCGAAGAGATCGACATCATCTTTGCCAAGGGCCACGCAGAGAAGATGAGCTATGTACGGGCTGCGAAGGAGCTGCCGCATTTGCAGCCAGAAGAGATTGAAGGGTACGCGAGAAAGTATGGTCTTGTTGGGCACGGCGAGAGCGATAGCTCGACTGAGGTTGGAACTATTGGTGATGAGAGGAGGGATGTGGAGAAGAATTTCAGTGGGCAGAGCGGGAATACGACGAATAGCAGTGATGAGGGGTTGCCTGGCAGAGGGCCGGGTCCGtcggttgttgatgagggaggtgtggAAAGTGGTTTTGGGGATGGAGTTAACGCGAGTAGGAAGGCTGATAATTAG
- a CDS encoding hypothetical protein (antiSMASH:Cluster_2): MPRDHSRKNPISPLSPHDPSGLEVYNGHHTAPMPVYPPSASSYTDTHTLS, encoded by the exons ATGCCCAGAGATCACTCGCGAAAG AATCCCATCTCGCCGCTGTCGCCACACGACCCTTCAGGACTTGAAGTCTACAATGGCCACCACACAGCTCCGATGCCCGTTTACCCGCCCTCGGCGTCCTCCTATACCGATACGCATACCCTATCA TAG